Proteins from a genomic interval of Gammaproteobacteria bacterium:
- a CDS encoding HU family DNA-binding protein, translating into MAEPRMTAVKERMTKTQIIAEISEATGVTKTDVKAVLASLADQAERHLKPRGCGDFIVPDVGVKLKAVKKPATKARPGRNPFTGEDIMIKAKPASKSVRAVAMKAAKSMAG; encoded by the coding sequence ATGGCCGAACCAAGAATGACAGCAGTAAAAGAGCGTATGACAAAAACTCAAATCATCGCTGAAATATCTGAAGCAACAGGTGTAACAAAAACAGATGTGAAAGCAGTATTGGCTTCATTGGCTGATCAAGCTGAGCGTCATCTTAAGCCACGTGGTTGCGGTGACTTTATCGTGCCTGATGTTGGCGTTAAGTTAAAAGCAGTTAAAAAGCCTGCGACTAAAGCGCGTCCAGGTCGTAACCCGTTCACTGGTGAAGATATCATGATTAAAGCTAAGCCAGCATCAAAGTCTGTTCGTGCAGTGGCGATGAAAGCGGCGAAGTCAATGGCAGGTTAA